The Afifella aestuarii DNA segment GCTTGGCGTAGCGCAATTCGCCCACGGGATTGTCGGCAAGAGCGGCCTGGCGAAACCATTGCGCGGCCGTCTTTTCGTCTTTTCTCAGACCTTCGCCGTTGAACAGCATGATGGCGTATTCGATCTGCGAGGCGATATGGCCGTTGCGGGCCGCGGTCGCATACCAGCGGGCGGCTTCGGCGGGATTGGCAACGACGCCGACGCCCTCGCGGTAAAGGCCGGCCAAGGCGTATTGCGCATCGCTGTCTCCGGCGCGCGCGGCATTGCGCAAATGCGCAGCGGCCAGCATGGCGTTCTTCTCGACGCCCTTGCCCTGCAAGAGGAGATAGGCGAGTTCGCGCTCGGCGACCGGCTGTCCGAGATCGGCCGCGCGCTGAAAATAGGTGGCCGCCTTGGCGTCGTCCTGCTCGACGCCGCGGCCGTCGAGATAGAGCCGGCCGAGCGCGTAGAGCGCTTCGCGGTCGCCGGCCTTGGCGGCGAGCTCGTACCAGCCTGCCGCTTCCTTGTAGTCCGTCTTGACGCCGAGACCGCGGGACAGGAGTTCGCCGAGAAGTGTCTGGGCGGCCGTTCTGCCGGCTTCCGCCTGCTGCAGTGCGATCGCGAAGGCGGTCAGAAAATGCCCGCGCTGGAACGCGCCATAGGCCCGGTCGACATTGCTGTCCGGGACGAGGCCGGCATCCTTCAGAGACTGATCGATGCGGTTTTCGAGCTGCCGGCTGTCGATCTCTTCCGACGGTGTCGACGCGCCGAGGCCATCGACCGCCGGGGTTCCGGGCGCTTTCGGTGGAATGGGCGAGGGCAGCGTTGCTTTGGGGCTTCCAGGGGCCTGCCCGCCGGCCGCATCGGGCGGTGTCAGAGGCGTTCCGCTTTGGGCGGACGCAGACGATGCAAGGCCCGTCGAGATGAGCGTCGCGGCAACGACAAGGGCAGGGGCGGAGAGAAGCTTCATGCCGCCACCGGAC contains these protein-coding regions:
- a CDS encoding tetratricopeptide repeat protein encodes the protein MKLLSAPALVVAATLISTGLASSASAQSGTPLTPPDAAGGQAPGSPKATLPSPIPPKAPGTPAVDGLGASTPSEEIDSRQLENRIDQSLKDAGLVPDSNVDRAYGAFQRGHFLTAFAIALQQAEAGRTAAQTLLGELLSRGLGVKTDYKEAAGWYELAAKAGDREALYALGRLYLDGRGVEQDDAKAATYFQRAADLGQPVAERELAYLLLQGKGVEKNAMLAAAHLRNAARAGDSDAQYALAGLYREGVGVVANPAEAARWYATAARNGHIASQIEYAIMLFNGEGLRKDEKTAAQWFRQAALADNPVGELRYAKLLKDGLGVEKDEVEAARWYLIARSHGLKEPFMEGWLMGLPSGIRKEADARVASWPGVPTPQPAAASSGTGATGRQGAQAPQDPAPQRKMEPEAAAAGSANGSDGPRPKEPDRLPTGPSPKVTHSPGETGAAVDKPGE